The following DNA comes from Lathamus discolor isolate bLatDis1 chromosome 5, bLatDis1.hap1, whole genome shotgun sequence.
CGCCGAGGGCCTTCGCTGAGGAATGTATGACCTGCAGACAGGTTGCAATCAACGTGCCTCTCACCTGCTACATCCAcctttccctgctcccctgGGCTGGGGAGCTCAccccctgcccacagctgccttTGGGATGAGGGCAGCTGaactcctcctgctgctggctccagcTGGGAGAGAGCCTGTTCCCAGGGTGGCACCAGCTCAGCCTGAGCAGCGTGCGCCAGCCAAGCCCTGGAGCAGCATCACAGAGCCTGGCCCAGAGCTGGGGGGCAGAGCTGCCCCTTCCCCAGAGCTGCCCTGCGAGGCTGGGCACAGCCTGGTGGCACCAAGCGGCCCTCGTGAGACTCCGTATATGCCAAATTAGCATTTAGGTTTCTGCTCAGAGACAGGCTGCAGTAAACTGTCTCCAGGGGGTTCTGCGCAGAGGCCCCTCTCTAACCCGCTCATAGACTCCAGCGTAATCTAGGCTTATAACCACGTATCTTCTGCTGCTCAGACCGACCAGAGCATTAATGGACAGTAACCGATGTTTACACACTGCAACGATGATTAAAATGGATCCTGATTGGTACTGGGCTGTCTGTTGGGGGGTGGctgctctccctctcctccctgcacACCCTGCCAGCCCACGCTGTCCTCACCTGAAGCAGAACAAGGTCCCCATGGAGAATAGCAGATAACAAAACTGACTGTTTAATGCTTTTATACACAATATAAATTACACTGACCAGCATGGCAACAGCCATGGAACCAGTCCTCCCTCCCCACTTGTCCCCAAGGTCCAGCAGAAGACGATTCCAAAAGGCAGGAACAGGCAGGTATCACCCCCAGGGGCATGGCACTACCACCTCTGGGGCAGGAACCTGAGCTGCTGTTTGTGACTTTGCCAAGGAAGGATAGGGCTGCTGAAGGTCCCAGTGCACCCATGGGCACCACGTAAGGCAGCCCTGAGCCCCCGTGGAGTCTGCTGCCTATCCCTCCCCCAGGGAGGGCAGGGGCTGAGGCACCCTGGGCCTGATGCAGGGCTGGACACCCCTGCAGCTGGGCTAAGTGCTGTCTtagggcagggctgtgcccaCAGCTGGAGGGGCCAAGAGGGCTTTGGCATTGCGTGGGTTTACCCAGCTCTCGGCTGTGTGGCCGTGGATCTTCTGGTGGCGCTTGTAGTTGTCCCAATGGCCAGTGGTGTAAGAGCAGTTCCGGCACTGGAAGGGCTTCTCACCCGTGTGCCGCAGCATGTGCCGCTTCAGGTTCATGCTCTGGTTGCAGCTGTAGCTGCAGAGGCTGCACTGAAAGGGCTTGTCGCCCGAGTGGATGCGCCCGTGACGCTTGAGGTTGGCCAGGTTGCCACAGGCGTAGTCGCAGAGCTGGCACTTGTAGGGCTTCTCGCCCGTGTGTACTCGCTGGTGCCGCTTCAGGTTGTCGAGGTGGGCAGAGGCATAGGGGCAGAGCGGGCAGGCAAACGGCTTCTCCCCACTGTGCGTCTTCATGTGCCGTGCCAAGTGGTTGGGGTAGTGGGTGACGAAGGGGCAGAAGTTGCAGGAAAAGCCTTTGTCCCCACTGCCCTTGCGGGGGCTGGCGCCCGGCTcggtgcccagcactgccaggctgCAGCGCCCACAGACCTGCTCAGCCCGCCCTTCATCCTGCGCAAACCCATCGTCCAGCACCAGCCCGCACATGCGGCACGTGAAGGGGTAAAGCAGCTCGGGCAACGCAGCCGCCTCCTCACCCCGCAGCCGAGCGCAGCCAGGCAGGAAGGGGCCACTGCCGCTGCCCACGTGCAGGCTCAGCTCCGGCAGCATTGGCTCTGTGGGATGAACACAAAGAGGGCTGTGAGCAGGGCGGCACAGCGCTGGTCAGGCTCAGCTCCACAAGAAGGCCCAGCTGCGGCTGGTGGCACCGGGACTGGCACAGGACACACACCTTctctctcccccatccccaaGGCTGTGCCATAGGGgtctcccagcagctcctcccttcccctccacctTTACCTGGGTCCTTGTCCTGCTGGTGCGGCACTTCGCCTTCGGGCAGGCGGTGGCTGAGCATGTGCCTCTTCAGGTTGCGGCTCTGGTTGCAGCGATAGTCGCAGGCAGCACACTGGAAGGGCTTGTCCTGGCTGTGGACCCGTTCATGGCGTTTGAGGttgcccaggctgctgcaggcgAAGCTGCAGCACGTGCAGTGGTACGGCTTTTCCCCGGTGTGTGTGCGCAAGTGTCGGGTCAGGTTCACCAGCTGGGCAGAGGCGTAGGCACACTGCGTGCACGCGAACGGCTTCTCCCCGTTGTGTGTTTTCATGTGGCGCTTGAGGTGGCTGGAGTAGTGGGAGGCGAaggggcagagctggcaggagTACACGATGCGCTGGCTGCGGCCCCCCTCCGTGCCTGcacactgcaggcagctctgcccgAGGCTGGCAGCCAGCTGCAGCCCGCACTGGCGGCAGGGCAgcgccgcggggccgggctCCCCACCCTCCTCGGGGTCGCTCTCCACACTCAGCTGCTGGTACCCAGAGGAGCAGTCGTCGTCGCTCAGCGCATACGCCGGCATGGCGATCTTCCCCACCAGGGTTTCTGCTGAGAAGACGATGGGATGGGACGGTGTCAGCACGGCTGGCCCAGGCACAACCTCTTGCTTGTGCAATTGGTCCCAGCAGGGCCCATCTCAAGAAGGGGGCTTGCAGCCAGGAGGGCCTAGGCAGCTGCATCCACCcaggcagcacccagcaggaGCCCACCACACTGTGCACAGTAGGGTGAGGAGTCTCACAGCCATGACCTGCTCTGACACCCTGCTGCAGGGCCTGTCCTCACTACGTTGGGAAACCCTGTCACCTCCACCCTACGGCTTGCTCCAGGAATGGCAGGCAGTGTGGAGCACAAGGGTGGGTTGGGCAcccaccagcactgctgggacTGGCTGGTAGGAAGCAGTAATAGTGGGAAGGTGTTGGGTGCAGCCTGACCCAGGCAGGAGAGCTGGCTGCCCATAAAGTCTGCTCTGGGCTTCCTCTCACTATGCTGCTGCCCTAGCCCAGGAATGGCAGCCAGTGCTGCTCCCATGGCAAACCCTATGGGGCTCCAACACCAGCCCCCTTCCATCATGCAGGAAAACAGACCTTCCTGGGCCCCAGCCAGCGCTGCTGCCTCATGGCAGTGGGAGGAAGTCTGCACCAGGCTCTCAGAGAGCACTTCTGCTTCCTGGCTGGGCACAGACccatcctcctgcagccccaggaaGAGATGACAGAAGCTGAGCCCagtgccctgcagcctccttcAGGCTGGTGCTCGGGGCCAGAGGGGCAGCAACATGCAGCCAAAACCTTGCCACTGTCGGCCTCAAGCAGTGTCCGGCTGTCCCCATGCAGTGCCTGACCTGGAGCTCTAGAGCCTGTGAGACCTAGCAGATGCCCACCACCCCGGGAAGCAGCCTGGGCTGTCCTCTTCACTGCTGCCCACCCAGGTGGGTCCAGCTCCCAGAGTCCCAGCCGGGTGCAGGGGTGAGGCTGCTCCCATGCTGCAGGACAAGGCCGCCCAACCTGCTTCCAGTGCCTTTTCACAAGCACTGCCTGAAGTGCAGATGCCAGAATGGGACATCCCACATTGGGCTGGCCATTGCTGGATGAACTCTCGATCCCACCTCAAGCCTCACACTGCCCTCTGCCTTCTCAGCTCAGGCCCACAGTCCTGCATTGCCACAGCGTCCCTGGAGCACTGTCTCATGGCTGTCAGTGCTGCCCTTGGGGCGAGGATGAGGATGTGGCCAGTGATGGCTCTCCTGACCTCCTCAGTGGGCCCTGAGATGCCcagtcctgctccccagctgggACTGCCAGTTGAGAGTGGGAAGAAAGGtatttctgactttcagccctcgcagcattcagcagccagagctgctgagAGGGCTTTGTCCGTGCGCTGGGCTCTGCGCACAAGCACAAGGGAAGGAGCAGAACCACATCTGCCAGGCAGCTGAGACCGTGCCTCAGCACAAGAGCGGGAGCTGCCGGCACAGCCCACCATGGCCCAGCATGGGTGCTGAGCACGCAGACTGCAACACAGCCCTGGTAGACAGCGAGGGGACAGAACCACAAGGGATGTGGTCTGTGCCACCCATCTCCTCTCACCACACCTTATTCTCCACACTGTTGAAGGCAACGAGTGACGCTCCCGCCGGTCCTTGCAAGGCATCGTAATGGAGCTGGATCAGTGTTTGCCCCTCTGGCTACCCCACACCGCAGGCTGACCTGCTGCCCAGTGTGCTGCCACCGGGCTGGCACAAAGGGGCTGTGGGACTCCCGGGCCAAGTgagaagcagggagcaggagctggcagagacAGCCCCAACCCAGCTCCCCAGACAACATCGAGGGGCAGCGGTGGGGCAGCCTCCAGCTCCCGGCTGGGCAACAAAGCTCTGGCGGCTCCGGGAAGCAGGGGCTCCCGGGCAGACCGGTGCGGGCGGCTCCGGGGATGAGCCCCCAGACCAACCGTGGAGCACAACGCGCCTGGGGGGCCTCAACGGGAGGAAGCGCCGGGGGATCAGTGCCAGGGCTCCGGACCACCAGCGCGGGACTCCACCCCGGGAGGGGATCCGGGACGGGGAACACGCCCGGGGACAGAGAAGCCACAGGGCGGGCCTGCTCCCGAGAAGAGGGGAGGCTGCCTCATGGGGCCGGGCGCGGGGCAGGTACCGGCAATGACCGGTCACGGTCcccacccagcagcacccccgGAGCCGGGGCCGTCCCCGGGGGGCGCCGCTGCCGGGCCCGGCCGGCGGGCACGCACCTGGCGGTCCCTTCTCGAAGGCCAGGCCGCGGCCCAGCAGCAGGTCGCCGGGCAGCACCAGCGCCGCTCCCGCAGACTCCTCGGGGCCGTCCTCGGCGTCCGCTGCAACACACCGAGCGCCGCGGGTCACCgccgggccgccgccgccgccccccggccAGGCCGCGCACTCACCCTTCACCGGCTGCGGGTGGCTCTGCTTCCGCCGGGGCATGGTGGTCGgacccggccccggcccggccccacAGCCCGCCCGCCCGCGGCCCGCCAGCCGCCCCCGACAGCCcggggcggccgccgccgccccgcctcGACAGGGCACTTCCGCTTCCGCCCaggcgcggggcggggcctcCGGCGGAAGCGGGAAAGGCGCCCCGGAAGCGGACCGGGGGGCCGGAAGCGTGCGCGGGACCCGCTTCCCTGCCGGCGCCGCTCCGGGATGCGGCGGGCGGGGGAGGAGGCCGGGCCGCGGGAGAGGCGGGCGGGGCCCGGGCGGGAGCGGGTCCCCGGGACGTAGGCGGCGGTGGCCGAGGAGGGCGTGGCCGACGGGAGCCCTGCCCCTTCCTGGGCGGGCGGTGCCGCCGGTGCCGCGGCCCCGGGGAGCTGGGGGGGCGCCGGGCCGAGCGCTGACGGTGTCCGTGTCCCGTCGGGGCGGCTGCGGCAGCCcccccgttcccccccccccgttccTCCCCCTGCTGCCCCGCCAGCACGGCCCTGCTCCGGGACGGCGGGGGCCGCGGGAAGCTTCGGCAGCCGCAGAGCGAGGTGTCCGGTAAGACAGCTGCGGGAGGGAGGGCTGGAAGGCACGGGTGTCCTGTGGGCGGCACAGGCGGGCTCAGCGGGTCTAGGGCCCGCGTTGCGCTGGTgcaggagggcagggaaggggcaggcaggagcacaCCTGGCTCGCAGTGAGCGCTCCGGCCTTTCATCATCTTGGTTCTTCCAGCGCTGAGATCCTTTCAGCCGGGGTTTGGTTGAAGGATCTGGGGCTTTttgggagggcagggagagatTCGCTGTTGTGTGTATGGTCTGATAGCAAGAGGCAACTGAAAACGTCCTTTGGATGTGCCCGTCAGTGTCCTGCTCCTTTGTACTGTCCTGGGGAGAGCAGTGAGGCCGGTCGCGGATTCATGgatcaggctgcccagagaggtcgTGTGGTCCTTGTCCTGGGAGGTCTTCTAGACCCAGCTGGCATAAAGCCCTTAACCACAGAGGTGACCCTCATTTGGGTCACCAAATGAGGGCAGGAAGGTGAACTGGAGACCTCTTGCGGTCTCTTTCCACCTGACTTATTTGGTGATCATGGTGACCCCAGTGGGAACCGGCTGCAGAAGAAGGGGAGCCCAGCTCCCCACATTCCAGGAGTGGCCCCAGTGTTGGGTACAGTGGCCATGCTGTGGTTCCTCTGTGGCCATTCCCTTTGCCAGTTCTATCTCCACACTCTCACAAGGACTGCAGAGCTGAACATTATTGCCTGGTTCTCCCAGGAGTGGGTGATGGACCTCCCCGCAATGCAGCTCCTGGAATGACCCTGTGGTTCATAACCCCTGTTTGCAGAAAATCCCCCTCACTTTACATGGCTTGGCTCCCGGACACTCAGGCGTGCTCTTACCCTGCCAGACAAAGAGCCTGCTGGGTCCTGGGGATGCCATGATGGCACTTCATAAAAGCCAGTCGCACCTCTGCTCACAGGGAGCTCAGCTGTGTCACACTTTGCTGTGGTTGGTTTCCTGCAGCTTCTCTCTCTGGTGTCCCAGTGTTGTGCAGACCAGCGGCACCCAGCGCTTTGCATCCTGCTTCCTGGGGAGAAGGGCCCCTGGTTACCCTGCCTGGGGGCTTGGTTGGCCCATCTCCAGGGCTGGCTGGTGTGCAGCTGTGTGTGTTGGGGCAGCAGCCCTGGTCTGCTGCAGCCGTATCTTGTACTCATCCTTTCTCTGCCTAGGTCTGTGCCCTGGATGTGGTCCCCATTTACAGGACTCGTTCTGCCTTCTCTGTGGCTCCATTAGTAGAGTGAGCTGCCTGACATCTCCAAACAACCCTGgctgcctgagctgctgctgagcctctTCATGGATAGTTTTTGCTTATTTGCAGGTCCTTGAGGGAATCGAATGTGTTGGACTTGTGGCAGTCCCAGAGGAGCCATGTCCACGTGTGTCAGCAATGCTTCCCCGCTGACAGGTACCTCGGGGCCAGAGGATGGGGCTGATGAGATTCCTGCCAGTGCTTATTCACTTGGGCAGCCATTTAGTCCAGTGTCGcagtcctgctgcaggagcatgttccttcctgctctcctcctgcagtaCTTTCCACTCTAACAGCCATTTAAATCCAATCTCAGCCCAATTTCCATGAGCTCTTTAGTTGCTACAGGAAAGTGCTTTAttaccttgggtgacatggtgaGCACCTTGCTTGTTCCCAGCAGACTCCTTGGTCTTCTCTGAGCCATCACTAATACATGCTTCTTCCAGTGCCAGCACTTGTGGTATTTCAGCTGTGCTCAAatggaaaaagcagcacaggagctgGATGTTGTGGAGGTGTAAAGTGTAGGGTGGTATAGATAGATATAGGGTATAGATAAGGGTATAGATAAAGAAGGAGCAAGGAGAATTGTGCTCTGATGTCAGGAGGATGAATTGTCATGTGGCCATGGACTTGTAAGCTACAAGTAAGGGAAAACTGACAGGTTTACCTCCTCTCTCCTGTAATTACCTGGCTCTTGGGTCCCTTGGCTTGGTTGCCTCTTCTACAACCTCAGCAGAAGTTTGGGTGATGCAGGTTGTAGTGCAGCACTAGTGACACAGGGAATCATTCAGAAGTGACCGCTCCCCATGAGGTCCTGCTGCCCTCCCTGGGTTGCAGGGCATGTGGAGGAGCCCTCTCTTCCCAGGATGTGTCAGGATCCAGCCTTGGTGGAGGAAGCACTTTCTTTGTGGCAGTGAGATGTTCCCTGCTCTCCTGTGAGCTAACCCTGAGGAGGGGTAGTGGGTGATGGTGGTTGTGATTTGCCCTGAGTTTTCCTCTGGGGTCCCTCCAGCTAGCCGTTGCTGGGAGCTTCCTGATGCAGTCTGGGTGAAGGAGTTTGTTTCTGCAGTGCCAAGTGCTGGTGTCCATACGGGCCCAGTCTGTGGTTCTTGGACATTTGAGTTTCAGTCAGAGCTTCAGCCGTATCTCTCCTTGGAAAGGAAAGTCACAAAGACTTGCAGTGGGGAGGGGTGTGATTATTGCACTGCCCTAGGTACAAGCTGGTTCTCACAGCGCTTGCCACTGCCTTCCTTGCAAAGAGCACTGTCTTCCCCTCCTTGTGGAATCTTGGGGGTCCTGGCCCTCTGGACTTTATTGCTGAAATGAGAGAGATGGGAAAGGGCAGAACAGAGCTGGCTCAGGGGCACATGGGTGGCTGGAGAGGGGCTGTGGCTGTGATGCCCAAGCTCAGCGTGGGACAGGTCAGCCATGGTACTGTCACTGGGGCCTTTGGGCCAGCGTGGGGACAAGGCTGGACATAATGGCTTTGGGTGATCATGGGTGTACTGACCAGGCAAGATATGTTTGTGGGAGCTCAAGGTCAGGTGCTTTGACTCTTCCCTTTGGTTTGATGGGAGGGAGCACATCGGCAGGAGCACCTCAAGGAAGGACAGGGTCTATCTTTGTGCTCAGTGGCTGTGCTGCCGTGCTGGAGGACGCAGGAGGTGGGCAATGTCCTGGGCCCTGGCAGAGCACCGCTGGCAGTTGTCTTGGCTtgtcctggagctgctggggtgtTTTTGATGGTATAACCCTGGGGTCCAGCAGGGTGGCAGGGCACTAGTGGGGTTTGTGGGTGCTGAGGCTGTGTTCCCAtgcctgcagcccagggctTGCTCTCATGTGTGGTTCCTTTGCAGGCTGAGCAGCACTGACTGCAGCTGGAGATGGTTCAGCCACTGCCTGTGGGGACAATGCTGGCTCTGAGGCCTGGGTAGGAGCCAGGCCATGAGGGCCGTGCTGGGGCTGgcacctccctcctgccctctgTAGCCTGACAGCAGCCGGCTGCCACCCTGGCGGGCCACCATGGAGCGGCCCATGCGTGTGCACCTCCGCCTCCTGGGCTTCTTTGGGCGGAAGCCACAGGCCGTCGGAGGGGAGACATCaccagagcaggaggcagagccgGCGGAACGTGAGGAGATGTGCATCGCGCTGCCCCTGGGCGAGGACGGGGAGCTGGTGGAGTGTCCCTTGTGCCTGCTGCCCCAGCCACCCGAGGCCTTTCCCACCCTGGCCTCCTGCGAGCACCGCTCGTGCCGGGCCTGCCTGGAGCAGTACCTGCGCATTGCCGTCAGCGAGAGCCGTGTGCAGGTGGCCTGCCCGCACTGCCCGGCCGCGCTGCAGCCCGACGACGTCCACCGCCTCCTGGCTGAGCCCTCCCTCCGCGACAAGTACGAGGAGTTCCTCCTGCGGCGGCTGCTGGCGGCTGATCCCAGCACCCGCTGGTGTCCTGCGCCCAACTGCAGGTGAGCGGCTGGGCCCTTGTGCGGAGCCAGGAGCGGCTGGGAGCTGGTGCGCAACGAACTGTGCCTGTGcttcctagaatcacagaatggtttgggttggaagggaccttaaagttcatccagttccaaccccctgccacaggcagggacaccttccactagagcagactgctccaagccccatccaacctggccttcaacactgccagggatggggcagccacagcttctctgggcaccctgtgccagggcctcaccaccctcgtaGTAAAGAAGTGTCCTGTGAGTTTTTCTCAGGCTCAGTCCTCTCGTGGCTTGGTCCTGTGTGGGGTTGGGCTTGCTCAGGGAGGTGTCCCAATTTCTGTCCCATCTGCAGGGCACGGGTGCTCTTGGCCATGCTGGGCCAGCCCATGAGATCCCTGGGGAGCTGTGTGAGTGCTGGATGGGGAAAGCTCTGCTGCAGTCTGAGCTGGCTCTcctgagcaggggctgcagctctgtcTCAGCATGGAGCTGGGACCTGCCCCTGCAtggcctggctgtgctggggaggggaatggctgtgtgctgtgcagggatgcagggagggcACTGCTGAACCCCCTACACTGACTGCTTTCTCCCCACAGCTACGCTGTCATCGCCTATGGCTGTGCCGAGTGTCCCCGCCTCACCTGCGGCCGTGAGGGTTGTGGCACCGAGTTCTGCTACCACTGCCGGCAGCCCTGGCACCCCGATGGCCCTTGTGTGCCAGCGCTGCCAGCCCCTGGCCTGGCCAATGCAGCGGAGCCAGTCCACCCGGAGGACTCGACCCACGGTGAGACCTTGGAGCAGGGTGGGAGCAAGCAGGTCAGAGGTTTGACACAGCTGAGCCGCAGTCAAATACCTTTGTACCTTCCTGCCCGtggggctgctggagccaggATCCAGTGGTCCCCACTGGCTGCCTGTCTGTGGAGGCAGGTGGGCTCTGTGCCAGTTGAGCTGGGGCTGTGGAGCGGGACCTTGCTTTGCCTGGCTCACCCTGATACCTACGGGACAGGCTGAAATCCTTGGTCAGTGTATGGAGGTGGACCTGCACTGTCCTGTCCTGCACCCCCCATCTCATCTCCTCTCTTTGCCCCTGGCAGCTGAGGCTGAGAACATCAAGGTCTGTCCCCGCTGCAGTGCCTTCATCATGAAGATCAATGATGGGAGCTGCAACCGCATGAACTGCACGGTCTGTGGCTGCCTCTTCTgctggctctgcctgcaggagaTCTCTGACGTGCACTTCCTGAGGtcagtgcagggctggggaccaTGAGGTGTGCTGGGGGGCGAGGGTGGAGGAGCTGCCAGGAGGTGAGGGGCTGCGGGTCTTGCCAGGAGCTGTGGGGATAGGAATGGGGGACAGTTGAGGCCCTGCTGAGAGCCACAGCCACGTCTGGGGATCCCTGGGCTGTGGGGCTGACTTGAGGGGGGAAGCAGAGTGCCCTGTGCTGTCAACAGCCTTTGGCCCAGCCCCACTCTATCCTCACAGCCCCTCTGGCTGCACCTTCTGGGGGAAGAGGCCTTGGTCAAGGACCCGGAAGATCCTGTGGCAGCTGGGCATGGTGCTGGGAGCACCCATGGTGATCTCCCTCGTCGCAGGCATCGCCGTCCCTGTCATTACCATCGGGATCCCCGTCTACATGGGTAGGAAGGTACTGGCAGGGGGCCCTGGAGTCCCAGTGATCCTGCTCCCCTCTGAGCCTCAGGCCTGGACAGACACACAGTGCTCGCCACTGCATGTCCCTGTGTCACCTTTGACTCCCCACAGCCCTCCCTGTGGGGACCCTTGCTGCTGCCCACCCCAACACCAGTCGGGTACTTGCAGCCTGGAGAGGTGGGAGCTGTGGATGATTGAAAGGAGGAAAGGGTTTGGGGCCCAGGGGTGTTTTCCAGGGACACCTGAGTAGTGGTGGCAGCACCATTGCGGCTGCCTGTCCCTTAGGAGGTGGATGGGGTGTCTGGGTGCTGTGGCTGCAACTGGAGCTctgccagggctgggaagaGGCTGTGTCCCTGGGGACTGTGCACTGGAATCTCTGCAGAGCCCTTCATCTGTCTTGCTCCTCCTCGAGGTGCTGGGCCAGAGCCGGAGGAGCAGCCTGTCAGGGTGCCAGCAGTGCCTCTCTGTCACCAGCAGTGtccttctgtctctgtttgTGTCTCCCATCATAACAGCTGTCACTGTGGGTAAGTGCACTGTGCCAGGGCTGAGGGTACTGGAGTCCACTGCAGCAGAGTGTCTCTGGGTGGGGGATGTCAGAGCTGGGGCACAGGGTTTCACCCAGTACCTGCCTGTCTGCCCGCAGGAGTCGGTGTGCCCCTCATGCTCACCTATGTCTATGGGGTGGTGGTGCTGTCACTGTGTCGGAGCCGCTGGGGCTGTGGCCGCAGCCCGCCTGGGGACCTCGGTGTGGTGGAGCTGGAGAGCCTGACCAAGCGTGAGTCCAGTGCTGCCATCTGTCCCCTGGCCTGTGCCTGCCAGTGGGCCCCATGGGCCCCGCTCCTGCCTCATGTCTCTGTGGCTGtgagctctgcagaggaagACGCTCCCTGTGGATTTGTGTTGGTTCTGCCCCATGTGCTACCACACACACCACTGTCCCTGCAGGCTGGTGTCCTGGGGAAGGTGCTGCCCAAAGTGCTTTGGGAGCAGCTTGTTGGCACCCCGTGCTGAGAACCCTGTGGGCTGTTCTGCTCCCTGTTCTGACAGGAGTAGTCCTTGCAAACAAGGTGCTCAGCTCCATATCTCCCTCCAGAAGTGAACGAGCTGCGGTCAGTGCTGCCCAGTCCCAGGCCTGTTGAGGATGGAGTCCCAGACACAACCATCtctgtccccagcagcagccataacTCACGCCAGGGGATGGTGTGGCAGGAGCAGGACAGCCAGTCAGCCAGCACAGTGGCCCTCACAGGGAACATGCTGACTGAAGGCATGGATATGTCCAATAGGTGAGgggggctgctgtgctggggaggtggggggtgAAGGGCACATTCCCTTCCTAACAGTCTTCCCCACACCTGCTGTACCAGCCAAGGGCATGGTGACATGCCCCTTTAGGCTGCTGCCCACAAGCCCTGTATTTGTCTGCAGGGAAGGTGTCAGCATCGAGGTGGAGGTGTCCATCGAAGCAGTGCCACATCCTGCCCGGCAGCAGAGTCTGTGCAGTGCCCCGTCAGGGCAGAGCCTCTCTGGGGACTCCCTGGGAGACACCAGCGACAGGTCCAGCACTGTGGGCATCTCCACGGAGTGAGGGGGGAGATCCTCGATCCACAGAACCCCCCCTGCCACTTGCACAAACATCTGTGCcctcctggggcagagctggtcACTCTCTGTGTGGCACCACCAGCCCCGTGCTGGATGGGCTCTGACTGCTTGGTGCTCCCTGTGCCCAGCCACATCCACCCGTTCCCTGAAAGCAGCCCTGACCATTGGCACAGCTGGGAAATAAAAGCTACTCTCTGAGGGTCTGTCTGTCTCCTGTGGCACAGCCGTGCCCTGACAGCTCAGTCCTCATCACAGCAGGGTCTGATTGTGGTGCATTCTCTGATGGGTGTTACAGGAGAGAAGGTGGGGTAGGGTggtcccagccccacagaggTACAGGCAGGGGGGACAGGTAGACCCAGGGAGTATGGCAAGCATGGGGATACTCCCTTGTGCAAACACCCCAGCAAACTGGGCTCTATGGTGCCTGGCTGGCAATTGGGAGGGTGGGATGttgctgcagagcccagcaaaCCAAGCAGCTCACACAGGGGCTGAGTCCTGCCCCTTCTGGGCCAGCTCCTGGTGCACAGTGTGTGGCACCCACGGGTCCTTTGTGTCCCCAGCTCCTGTCCTGGGGGCAGCATCTGGCTTCCTGCAGACAGACCTCGAGTGTggtgcaggacagcagcagcccctgatGGTGGGAGACCGTGCAGCGcaccagggcagagctggggagcacagggggCTCGCTGTGATGTCCTGTTTGTggatgtgtccctgcctgcccttggCTGGTCCAGCAGCATGTGAAGGGTTCCCAGGGCTGTTGAGGGCTGTGCCTGGGTCAGCTGGGGGTGATGCTTTAG
Coding sequences within:
- the ZNF513 gene encoding zinc finger protein 513 isoform X3; this encodes MPRRKQSHPQPVKADAEDGPEESAGAALVLPGDLLLGRGLAFEKGPPETLVGKIAMPAYALSDDDCSSGYQQLSVESDPEEGGEPGPAALPCRQCGLQLAASLGQSCLQCAGTEGGRSQRIVYSCQLCPFASHYSSHLKRHMKTHNGEKPFACTQCAYASAQLVNLTRHLRTHTGEKPYHCTCCSFACSSLGNLKRHERVHSQDKPFQCAACDYRCNQSRNLKRHMLSHRLPEGEVPHQQDKDPEPMLPELSLHVGSGSGPFLPGCARLRGEEAAALPELLYPFTCRMCGLVLDDGFAQDEGRAEQVCGRCSLAVLGTEPGASPRKGSGDKGFSCNFCPFVTHYPNHLARHMKTHSGEKPFACPLCPYASAHLDNLKRHQRVHTGEKPYKCQLCDYACGNLANLKRHGRIHSGDKPFQCSLCSYSCNQSMNLKRHMLRHTGEKPFQCRNCSYTTGHWDNYKRHQKIHGHTAESWVNPRNAKALLAPPAVGTALP
- the ZNF513 gene encoding zinc finger protein 513 isoform X1, producing MPRRKQSHPQPVKGECAAWPGGGGGGPAVTRGARCVAADAEDGPEESAGAALVLPGDLLLGRGLAFEKGPPAETLVGKIAMPAYALSDDDCSSGYQQLSVESDPEEGGEPGPAALPCRQCGLQLAASLGQSCLQCAGTEGGRSQRIVYSCQLCPFASHYSSHLKRHMKTHNGEKPFACTQCAYASAQLVNLTRHLRTHTGEKPYHCTCCSFACSSLGNLKRHERVHSQDKPFQCAACDYRCNQSRNLKRHMLSHRLPEGEVPHQQDKDPEPMLPELSLHVGSGSGPFLPGCARLRGEEAAALPELLYPFTCRMCGLVLDDGFAQDEGRAEQVCGRCSLAVLGTEPGASPRKGSGDKGFSCNFCPFVTHYPNHLARHMKTHSGEKPFACPLCPYASAHLDNLKRHQRVHTGEKPYKCQLCDYACGNLANLKRHGRIHSGDKPFQCSLCSYSCNQSMNLKRHMLRHTGEKPFQCRNCSYTTGHWDNYKRHQKIHGHTAESWVNPRNAKALLAPPAVGTALP
- the ZNF513 gene encoding zinc finger protein 513 isoform X5, whose translation is MPRRKQSHPQPVKETLVGKIAMPAYALSDDDCSSGYQQLSVESDPEEGGEPGPAALPCRQCGLQLAASLGQSCLQCAGTEGGRSQRIVYSCQLCPFASHYSSHLKRHMKTHNGEKPFACTQCAYASAQLVNLTRHLRTHTGEKPYHCTCCSFACSSLGNLKRHERVHSQDKPFQCAACDYRCNQSRNLKRHMLSHRLPEGEVPHQQDKDPEPMLPELSLHVGSGSGPFLPGCARLRGEEAAALPELLYPFTCRMCGLVLDDGFAQDEGRAEQVCGRCSLAVLGTEPGASPRKGSGDKGFSCNFCPFVTHYPNHLARHMKTHSGEKPFACPLCPYASAHLDNLKRHQRVHTGEKPYKCQLCDYACGNLANLKRHGRIHSGDKPFQCSLCSYSCNQSMNLKRHMLRHTGEKPFQCRNCSYTTGHWDNYKRHQKIHGHTAESWVNPRNAKALLAPPAVGTALP
- the ZNF513 gene encoding zinc finger protein 513 isoform X4 encodes the protein MPRRKQSHPQPVKAETLVGKIAMPAYALSDDDCSSGYQQLSVESDPEEGGEPGPAALPCRQCGLQLAASLGQSCLQCAGTEGGRSQRIVYSCQLCPFASHYSSHLKRHMKTHNGEKPFACTQCAYASAQLVNLTRHLRTHTGEKPYHCTCCSFACSSLGNLKRHERVHSQDKPFQCAACDYRCNQSRNLKRHMLSHRLPEGEVPHQQDKDPEPMLPELSLHVGSGSGPFLPGCARLRGEEAAALPELLYPFTCRMCGLVLDDGFAQDEGRAEQVCGRCSLAVLGTEPGASPRKGSGDKGFSCNFCPFVTHYPNHLARHMKTHSGEKPFACPLCPYASAHLDNLKRHQRVHTGEKPYKCQLCDYACGNLANLKRHGRIHSGDKPFQCSLCSYSCNQSMNLKRHMLRHTGEKPFQCRNCSYTTGHWDNYKRHQKIHGHTAESWVNPRNAKALLAPPAVGTALP